From the Paludibacterium paludis genome, one window contains:
- the hemF gene encoding oxygen-dependent coproporphyrinogen oxidase has product MSQPDIAVVKTYLLDLQERICAALEQADGRARFREETWERAEGGGGRTRVLTGGAVFEQAGVNFSHVSGGHLPASATAHRPELAGRRFEAMGVSLVIHPENPHVPTSHANVRFFIASRDGEAPVWWFGGGFDLTPFYPVLDDVRHWHGVARDLCRPFGEDVYPRYKAWCDEYFFLKHRNEARGVGGLFFDDLNAGGFTDSFAFLRAVGDGYLDAYLPIVERRKSTPWTEAQRQFQLYRRGRYVEFNLVWDRGTLFGLQSGGRTESILMSMPPLVRWEYGYHPEPGSPEERLYTDFLPARDWV; this is encoded by the coding sequence ATGTCGCAACCGGATATCGCCGTCGTCAAAACCTACCTTCTTGACTTGCAGGAGCGCATTTGCGCCGCGCTCGAACAGGCCGACGGCCGGGCGCGGTTCCGCGAAGAGACCTGGGAGCGGGCCGAAGGCGGCGGCGGGCGCACGCGCGTGCTGACCGGCGGCGCGGTCTTCGAGCAGGCCGGCGTCAACTTTTCCCATGTGAGCGGCGGCCACCTGCCCGCCTCGGCCACGGCGCACCGCCCGGAGCTCGCCGGACGCCGCTTCGAGGCCATGGGCGTCTCCTTGGTCATCCACCCGGAGAACCCCCACGTTCCGACCAGCCACGCCAATGTGCGCTTCTTTATCGCCAGCCGCGACGGCGAAGCGCCGGTGTGGTGGTTCGGAGGCGGGTTCGATCTGACACCGTTCTATCCGGTTCTCGACGATGTGCGGCACTGGCACGGCGTGGCACGCGATCTGTGTCGTCCTTTCGGCGAGGACGTCTATCCGCGCTACAAGGCCTGGTGCGACGAGTATTTCTTCCTGAAACACCGCAACGAAGCGCGCGGCGTGGGCGGCTTGTTCTTCGATGACTTGAACGCCGGCGGTTTCACCGACAGCTTCGCCTTTCTGCGCGCCGTCGGCGACGGCTACCTCGACGCCTATCTGCCGATCGTCGAGCGCCGCAAATCGACACCGTGGACAGAGGCGCAACGCCAGTTCCAGCTTTACCGGCGCGGTCGCTATGTGGAATTCAACCTGGTCTGGGACCGCGGCACGCTATTCGGACTGCAAAGCGGCGGACGGACGGAGTCGATCCTCATGTCCATGCCGCCGCTGGTGCGCTGGGAATACGGGTATCACCCCGAGCCGGGCTCGCCCGAAGAGCGGCTCTACACCGATTTTCTTCCGGCGCGCGACTGGGTGTGA
- a CDS encoding HAMP domain-containing sensor histidine kinase: MGRLFWKFFFFIWLAQLASMAGIGGVIWLENRQRDALYALVDGSPPAAYFVSAAAGTLQHGGKGALTTLLGSQRHPEVLAVDDAGRDLMGRSVAPSVLKAARALAERREPAHAVRTVVLPGGERFLLFTARPADGAPPGPPPHRRRPVPFITLVSALCASLIFAALLAAYISRPIRLLRGAFAAVAAGDLTVEVGSAMGRRRDELADLGRDFDFMTRQLRSLVEGQRRLMHDVSHELRSPLARLQAAIGLARQQPARLEDTMQRLERESERMDRLVEELLTLSRLDAGAAGIRAPVDVGELMEGIVEDAVFEASARRVSVTLAGGDAWHVLADASLLHRAIENVVRNALRHAPEGSEVDVSMAKTGGLLDIVVSDRGPGVPDDELESIFVPFVRGSDVRDASGHGLGLAIARRVTGALGGSVTAVNRPGGGLQVRFTLPVLPVQE; encoded by the coding sequence ATGGGCCGCCTGTTCTGGAAGTTCTTCTTTTTTATTTGGCTCGCGCAACTGGCCTCGATGGCCGGCATTGGAGGGGTGATCTGGCTGGAAAACCGCCAGCGCGATGCCTTGTATGCGCTTGTCGACGGCAGTCCGCCCGCCGCCTATTTCGTTTCGGCGGCGGCCGGTACCTTGCAGCATGGTGGCAAAGGCGCGCTGACGACGCTGCTGGGTAGCCAGCGCCATCCGGAAGTCCTTGCCGTCGATGATGCCGGCCGCGACCTGATGGGAAGATCGGTCGCCCCATCCGTGCTCAAGGCGGCGCGCGCGCTTGCCGAGCGGCGCGAGCCGGCGCATGCCGTTCGCACCGTGGTCCTGCCCGGCGGCGAGCGTTTTCTGTTATTCACCGCCCGCCCGGCCGATGGCGCGCCTCCGGGGCCGCCGCCTCACCGCCGGCGTCCCGTGCCATTCATCACCCTGGTGTCCGCATTGTGCGCGAGCCTGATTTTCGCGGCCTTGCTGGCGGCCTACATTTCCCGCCCCATCCGTTTGCTGCGCGGCGCGTTCGCCGCCGTCGCCGCCGGAGACTTGACGGTGGAAGTCGGCAGCGCCATGGGACGGCGGCGCGACGAATTGGCCGACCTGGGCCGCGATTTCGACTTCATGACCCGGCAATTGCGCAGTCTGGTCGAAGGCCAGCGGCGGCTCATGCACGATGTCTCCCATGAGCTGCGCTCTCCCCTGGCCCGGTTGCAGGCGGCCATTGGCCTCGCCCGGCAGCAGCCGGCCCGGCTCGAGGACACCATGCAACGGCTCGAGCGCGAAAGCGAGCGCATGGACCGTCTGGTCGAGGAACTGCTGACCCTGTCGCGTCTTGACGCCGGAGCGGCGGGCATCCGCGCGCCGGTGGACGTGGGCGAGCTGATGGAGGGGATTGTCGAGGACGCGGTCTTCGAAGCGTCCGCCCGCCGGGTATCGGTGACCCTGGCGGGCGGCGACGCCTGGCATGTGCTGGCGGATGCGTCGCTGTTGCATCGCGCCATCGAGAACGTGGTGCGCAATGCGCTGCGCCACGCGCCGGAAGGCAGCGAGGTCGACGTGAGCATGGCGAAGACAGGCGGATTGCTGGATATCGTGGTGTCAGACCGGGGGCCTGGTGTTCCGGACGATGAGCTGGAGTCGATTTTTGTGCCGTTCGTCAGGGGCAGCGACGTGCGGGATGCCTCGGGGCATGGCCTCGGTCTGGCGATCGCCCGGCGCGTGACCGGGGCGCTGGGAGGGTCGGTGACGGCGGTCAACCGTCCAGGGGGCGGATTGCAAGTCCGCTTCACCTTGCCGGTCCTGCCCGTTCAGGAGTGA
- a CDS encoding EF-hand domain-containing protein: protein MSTFGNITATPYRNDPAQAVNTVFSHLDTSRQGYLGQSDFTSALQKLGIGKAQADTSASQLVAALDSDGDGKITQNEMTDGLEQLAAQFDRAFNTQRTHRHGHHHKPGPASEAGDGMSRNDLQNLLNALNSGQPRQTGALDTLINQFDAADTDKNGKLSASEAWSFLQATQSSGTAQPPASATASAIRTMMQLVSAYATPAAGGADSTQGRA from the coding sequence ATGAGTACCTTCGGAAACATCACCGCGACACCGTACCGCAACGACCCGGCGCAGGCCGTCAATACGGTATTCTCCCACCTGGACACCAGCCGGCAGGGTTACCTCGGCCAGAGCGATTTCACCAGCGCCCTGCAAAAACTCGGCATCGGCAAGGCGCAGGCCGACACGTCGGCAAGCCAGCTTGTCGCCGCGCTGGACAGCGATGGCGACGGCAAGATCACCCAGAACGAGATGACCGACGGCCTCGAACAACTGGCCGCGCAATTCGATCGGGCCTTCAATACCCAGCGCACTCATCGTCACGGTCATCACCACAAACCGGGGCCGGCCAGCGAAGCGGGCGATGGCATGAGCCGGAATGACCTGCAGAACCTGCTGAATGCGCTGAACAGCGGTCAGCCCCGGCAAACCGGCGCACTCGATACACTGATCAATCAGTTCGACGCGGCCGATACGGACAAGAACGGCAAGCTCAGCGCCAGCGAAGCCTGGAGTTTCCTGCAAGCGACGCAAAGCAGCGGAACGGCGCAACCCCCGGCATCCGCAACGGCATCGGCCATACGTACCATGATGCAGCTGGTCAGCGCTTACGCCACCCCGGCGGCGGGCGGCGCCGACAGCACCCAGGGGCGCGCCTGA
- a CDS encoding LysR family transcriptional regulator, producing MDRLRAMQVFLAVAEQGSLTAAAERMEMSRAMATRYLASLEDWVGARLLHRSTRKVTLTHMGTEMVSRCRQMLAIGEEMTALGRLPDEAPRGILRLTASMSLGQAWLAQRLGEYQARYPSVAVDMLLVDRAVNLVEERIDLAIRITNDLDPNLIARRFGTCRSVICASPAYLERHGVPLRAADLALHNCLTYSYFGKSLWRFDSAEGPQSVPVSGTLTANESSVLLAATVHGSGVSLQPRYAATPLLRDGRLVALLPELEPATLGVYGVYGSRRHMPATLRSMLDFLGEAFAADPLWKA from the coding sequence ATGGACAGACTCAGGGCGATGCAGGTTTTTCTGGCGGTGGCGGAACAAGGCAGTCTGACCGCCGCCGCGGAACGGATGGAGATGTCGCGGGCCATGGCGACACGCTACCTGGCCAGTCTGGAAGACTGGGTGGGCGCGCGGCTTTTGCACCGCAGTACCCGAAAGGTCACGCTGACGCACATGGGCACGGAAATGGTGTCACGCTGCCGCCAGATGCTGGCGATCGGGGAGGAAATGACCGCGCTCGGGCGTTTGCCCGATGAAGCGCCGCGCGGCATCCTGCGATTGACGGCCAGCATGTCGCTGGGGCAGGCCTGGCTTGCGCAGCGGCTTGGCGAGTATCAGGCGCGCTACCCCTCCGTGGCCGTCGACATGTTGTTGGTCGACCGGGCGGTGAATCTGGTCGAGGAGCGCATCGATCTGGCCATCCGCATCACCAACGACCTGGATCCCAACCTGATTGCCCGGCGCTTCGGTACCTGCCGTTCGGTGATCTGCGCGTCGCCGGCCTATCTGGAACGGCACGGCGTGCCGCTGCGCGCGGCGGACCTGGCCTTGCACAATTGTCTGACCTACTCGTATTTCGGTAAAAGTCTGTGGCGTTTCGACAGCGCGGAAGGCCCGCAATCCGTACCGGTGTCGGGGACCCTGACCGCGAACGAGTCATCGGTGTTGCTGGCGGCCACGGTGCATGGATCGGGCGTCAGTCTGCAACCGCGCTACGCCGCCACCCCCCTGCTGCGGGACGGGCGGCTGGTCGCCCTGCTGCCGGAGCTCGAACCGGCCACGCTGGGCGTGTACGGGGTGTACGGTTCCCGGCGGCACATGCCGGCGACCTTGCGCAGCATGCTGGATTTTCTTGGAGAAGCGTTCGCCGCCGACCCGCTGTGGAAGGCCTAG
- a CDS encoding glutathione S-transferase family protein — MITLYTWGTPNGRKISIMLEELGLDYEVKTVDIGRDEQFDPGFLAISPNNKIPAIVDHDTGQSVFESGAILVYLAEKYGKLLPEAGPERYATLQWLMFQMGGFGPMLGQAHHFMRYAPEPIAYAIERYRNEAARLYGVLDGQLARSLYVAGEAYSIADIALYPWAARHDWHGIDLADYPNVERWSRLVGERPAVRRGMTVPSA, encoded by the coding sequence ATGATTACGTTGTATACCTGGGGTACACCCAATGGCCGGAAAATCTCCATCATGCTCGAAGAGCTCGGCCTCGATTATGAGGTCAAGACCGTCGATATCGGCCGCGACGAGCAATTCGATCCCGGCTTTCTGGCGATCAGCCCCAACAACAAGATTCCCGCCATCGTCGACCACGATACGGGACAATCCGTCTTCGAGTCGGGCGCCATCCTGGTCTATCTCGCGGAAAAATACGGGAAACTGCTGCCGGAAGCCGGTCCGGAGCGCTATGCGACGCTGCAATGGCTGATGTTCCAGATGGGGGGATTCGGTCCGATGCTGGGGCAGGCGCATCACTTCATGCGTTATGCGCCCGAGCCGATCGCGTATGCGATCGAGCGCTACCGCAACGAGGCCGCGCGTTTGTACGGCGTGCTCGACGGGCAATTGGCGCGCAGCCTCTATGTGGCCGGCGAGGCCTACTCGATCGCGGACATCGCCCTGTATCCGTGGGCGGCGCGCCATGACTGGCACGGTATCGATCTTGCCGATTACCCTAATGTGGAACGCTGGAGCCGTCTGGTGGGTGAACGCCCTGCCGTTCGGCGCGGGATGACCGTTCCGTCGGCGTGA
- a CDS encoding GIN domain-containing protein, whose translation MINKRRLRVTGGILVVWLLALGGYLAWTGDATSLFSPVGEASASRESNVELRVVPGFSGVKVTGPVSVDYQVGPEVSVRIVAPDDEAGLVSTTVDDKTLVVGVKSGFIEGKEPVRVEISGPSPELIDVAGSASLSAEAIKGNTLAVKSAGAGHVRLAGEVGSVALSASGSGRIDTSALRAREASVSSAGSCVIKTFAGESVSVAMAGDGKVTVLGKPAKRSVQSVGVARVNFE comes from the coding sequence ATGATCAATAAACGGCGTTTGCGGGTGACGGGAGGCATTCTCGTCGTATGGCTGCTCGCGCTGGGAGGCTACCTGGCCTGGACCGGCGACGCGACATCGCTCTTCTCTCCTGTCGGCGAAGCCTCGGCGTCGCGTGAGTCGAATGTCGAGCTGCGCGTCGTTCCGGGGTTTTCCGGGGTGAAAGTCACCGGTCCGGTGAGCGTTGATTATCAGGTCGGACCCGAGGTATCGGTCAGGATCGTCGCGCCGGACGATGAGGCGGGGCTGGTGTCCACCACCGTGGACGACAAGACGCTGGTGGTCGGCGTGAAAAGCGGTTTCATCGAAGGCAAGGAGCCGGTCAGGGTGGAAATCAGCGGGCCGTCGCCCGAACTGATCGATGTGGCGGGCAGTGCCAGCCTCAGCGCCGAAGCGATCAAGGGGAACACGCTGGCGGTCAAGAGCGCCGGAGCCGGTCATGTCCGTCTCGCCGGCGAGGTGGGCAGCGTGGCGCTTTCCGCGAGCGGTTCGGGCCGGATCGATACGTCCGCGCTCAGGGCGCGCGAGGCCTCGGTGTCTTCCGCCGGTTCCTGCGTGATCAAGACGTTCGCCGGCGAATCGGTGTCCGTGGCGATGGCCGGCGACGGAAAGGTCACGGTGCTCGGCAAACCGGCCAAACGCAGCGTGCAAAGCGTTGGCGTTGCCCGCGTCAATTTCGAGTAA
- a CDS encoding FMN-dependent NADH-azoreductase: MNVLHIDTSILGGNSVSRDLTSNIVTGLAARHPAANITYRDLATSEIAHLSGEILGAAFVPEAEWNERQKRERALTDALINEFLAADVVVIGAPMYNFSIPSQLKSWIDRICAAGRTFKYTEQGPVGLAGGKTVIIASSRGGVYSNEAGRAMDFQEDYLRTVFGFVGIDNVNIIRAEAVNMGDDKRATALAMAREAIAGLTV; this comes from the coding sequence ATGAACGTTCTGCACATCGACACCAGCATCCTCGGCGGCAACTCCGTTTCCCGCGACCTGACCTCGAACATCGTCACCGGCCTCGCCGCGCGCCACCCGGCGGCCAATATCACCTACCGTGACCTGGCCACCAGCGAGATCGCCCACCTGTCCGGGGAAATCCTGGGCGCGGCTTTTGTGCCGGAGGCCGAGTGGAATGAGCGGCAAAAGCGCGAGCGCGCCCTGACCGATGCGCTGATCAACGAGTTTCTGGCCGCCGATGTGGTGGTGATCGGTGCGCCGATGTACAACTTCTCCATCCCCTCGCAACTCAAAAGCTGGATCGACCGCATCTGCGCGGCCGGCCGCACGTTCAAGTACACCGAACAAGGCCCGGTCGGACTGGCCGGTGGCAAGACGGTGATCATCGCGTCATCGCGCGGCGGGGTATACAGCAACGAGGCGGGCCGCGCGATGGATTTCCAGGAAGACTACCTGCGCACCGTGTTCGGCTTTGTCGGCATCGACAACGTCAACATCATTCGCGCCGAGGCGGTGAACATGGGCGATGACAAACGCGCCACAGCGCTCGCCATGGCGCGCGAGGCGATCGCCGGGCTGACGGTCTGA
- a CDS encoding Spy/CpxP family protein refolding chaperone, with the protein MNFFSQRILRQLLVSSLCLAALPAAAAPCPGMMNPEPGMMAHGSVRGHPGLFGLLHRVDLSDAQKDTIFAILHEQAPTLRDAMKAMRNANRALKDLALSGKYDETRAAALADDIAAAHRRMALLHAATDARVVAVLTPSQRDRLKDLQTRHDMPH; encoded by the coding sequence ATGAATTTCTTTTCGCAACGCATTCTTCGCCAGCTTCTTGTGTCGTCGCTGTGTCTGGCAGCCTTACCCGCCGCCGCCGCCCCCTGCCCCGGCATGATGAACCCGGAGCCCGGCATGATGGCCCACGGCTCCGTGCGCGGACACCCGGGACTATTCGGTCTGCTGCACCGTGTCGATCTGAGCGATGCGCAAAAAGACACCATTTTCGCCATTTTGCACGAACAGGCGCCGACACTGCGGGACGCCATGAAAGCCATGCGCAACGCCAACCGCGCACTGAAGGATCTGGCGCTGTCCGGCAAATACGATGAAACCCGCGCTGCGGCCCTGGCCGACGACATTGCCGCCGCCCACCGCCGGATGGCCCTGCTGCATGCCGCCACCGACGCCCGTGTCGTCGCCGTCTTGACTCCGTCGCAACGCGACCGGCTCAAGGATTTGCAAACCCGACACGATATGCCGCATTGA
- a CDS encoding ATP-binding protein, whose translation MTRTTYLRNLFRPSLTTLFFRYYLTALVALVLIITGVGVVIDKIYGGIDEENGRNFMRGTVTMIETELQRHPAAQWDDTLRQLGKSFSYPLQLRDLARVGGSDAALRQEVANGVLHVDADDMIVYHRVGDSQRVLVLGPLEVTQDKDALLSEENHIQILWWTLTGLGFGIIVYLGIRPVWLDLVAVRITAENLAGGDMSARAAPARSWLVSPLARGLNTMADHVERQLATQQALAHAVAHELRTPIARLRFGLTMLDEAENTQEFQTYRHGMERDMEELDELVNASLRYARLNRGDVILHPEDTPLREWFGELAEMVGPLTPEGVTLTLAITADSGLFDRGLIWVATRNLLVNALRYAKSQVRLSVSLAGGVLTLAVDDDGPGIPEADRAAIFDPFHRLDSSRDRSTGGYGLGLSFVRLIAQHHGGQAHVGDSPLGGARFTVTLPGQDKYGSLSQTVTL comes from the coding sequence GTGACCCGCACGACCTACCTGAGAAACCTGTTCCGCCCGTCGCTGACCACGCTGTTTTTCCGTTACTACCTGACCGCGCTTGTCGCGCTGGTGCTCATCATCACCGGGGTCGGTGTCGTCATCGACAAGATCTATGGCGGGATCGATGAGGAAAACGGCCGCAATTTCATGCGCGGCACCGTGACGATGATCGAGACCGAACTGCAGCGCCACCCCGCCGCGCAGTGGGACGACACCCTGCGCCAGCTGGGCAAGTCGTTTTCCTATCCGCTGCAACTGCGCGATCTTGCCCGTGTCGGCGGCTCCGACGCCGCCCTGCGCCAGGAGGTGGCCAACGGCGTGCTGCATGTCGACGCCGACGACATGATCGTCTACCACAGAGTGGGCGACAGCCAGCGGGTGCTCGTGCTGGGACCGCTCGAGGTCACTCAGGACAAGGATGCGCTGCTGTCGGAGGAAAACCACATCCAGATACTGTGGTGGACGCTGACCGGCCTTGGCTTCGGCATCATCGTCTACCTGGGGATCCGCCCGGTCTGGCTCGACCTCGTCGCCGTGCGCATCACCGCGGAAAACCTCGCCGGCGGCGACATGAGCGCACGGGCCGCCCCGGCCAGAAGCTGGCTGGTCTCGCCGCTGGCCAGAGGGCTGAACACCATGGCCGACCATGTGGAGCGTCAACTGGCCACCCAGCAGGCGCTGGCCCATGCCGTCGCCCACGAACTGCGCACACCCATCGCGCGCCTGCGCTTCGGACTGACCATGCTCGACGAAGCCGAAAACACTCAGGAATTCCAGACCTACCGCCACGGCATGGAACGGGACATGGAAGAGCTGGACGAACTTGTTAATGCGAGCCTGCGCTACGCGCGACTCAACCGCGGCGACGTGATCCTGCATCCCGAAGATACGCCGCTGCGCGAATGGTTCGGAGAACTGGCGGAAATGGTCGGGCCACTGACGCCCGAAGGGGTGACGCTGACACTGGCCATCACGGCCGACAGCGGTCTGTTCGACCGGGGGCTGATCTGGGTCGCCACCCGCAATTTGCTCGTCAATGCCCTGCGCTACGCGAAAAGCCAGGTCCGTCTGTCCGTCAGCCTGGCGGGCGGCGTACTGACCCTCGCCGTCGACGACGACGGACCCGGCATACCGGAGGCGGACCGCGCCGCGATCTTCGATCCGTTTCACCGGCTGGACAGCAGCCGGGACCGCAGCACCGGCGGATATGGCCTGGGACTGTCGTTCGTGCGGCTCATCGCCCAGCACCATGGGGGACAGGCGCATGTCGGCGACTCGCCGCTGGGAGGCGCGCGCTTCACCGTTACCCTTCCTGGACAAGACAAATACGGATCACTGTCACAGACCGTCACACTTTAA
- a CDS encoding LysR substrate-binding domain-containing protein, whose product MQDLNDLFYFAKVVEHGGFMAASRVLGIPKSRLSRRVADLETRLGVRLLHRTTRRLALTAIGGNVYQHCQAMLAEATAAEELVERVTAEPRGLIRVSCPELLSKVLLGPILPRFLAGHPKVRLHLESTNRRVDLIEEGVDVAIRVRNVLEDNASLVARPLGATELVLVASPTLIEHHGTPSSPAALSAWPCLTMIRPNSTGEWVLRDDQGKTIQLTIEAPRLVTDDLQVLRDATLAGCGIAALPRFLCEAFLADGRLIRLFPDYDIPYGILHAVFPTRRGLSPAVRVFIDFLVEHLVPDNAPGYRRL is encoded by the coding sequence ATGCAAGACCTCAACGATCTGTTTTACTTCGCCAAAGTGGTCGAACACGGAGGATTCATGGCGGCGTCGCGCGTGCTCGGCATTCCCAAGTCACGCCTGTCGCGCCGGGTGGCGGATCTGGAAACCCGCCTTGGCGTCCGTCTGCTGCATCGGACAACTCGGCGTCTGGCCTTGACCGCGATCGGAGGGAATGTTTATCAGCATTGTCAGGCGATGCTGGCCGAAGCCACCGCGGCAGAAGAGCTTGTCGAGCGGGTCACGGCCGAACCACGCGGGCTGATACGGGTCAGTTGCCCGGAACTGCTGTCCAAAGTCCTGCTGGGTCCGATTCTGCCCCGGTTTCTGGCCGGCCATCCGAAAGTACGGCTGCATCTGGAATCGACCAACCGGCGCGTGGATCTGATCGAAGAGGGTGTCGATGTCGCCATCCGAGTGCGCAACGTCCTGGAGGACAACGCGAGCCTCGTCGCCCGCCCTCTGGGGGCCACCGAACTGGTGCTGGTGGCCAGCCCGACACTGATCGAGCACCATGGCACGCCCTCGTCCCCCGCCGCGCTGTCCGCCTGGCCCTGCCTGACCATGATCCGTCCGAACAGCACCGGGGAATGGGTATTGCGCGACGACCAGGGCAAAACCATCCAACTGACCATCGAGGCCCCCCGTCTGGTCACCGACGATCTGCAGGTACTGCGCGACGCCACACTGGCCGGGTGCGGCATCGCGGCGCTGCCGCGTTTCCTGTGCGAGGCGTTTTTGGCGGACGGACGGCTGATCCGGCTGTTTCCGGACTATGACATTCCCTACGGCATCCTGCACGCGGTGTTTCCGACACGGCGCGGTCTGAGCCCGGCGGTACGGGTTTTCATCGACTTTCTTGTCGAACACCTCGTGCCCGACAACGCGCCGGGCTACCGGCGGCTCTGA
- a CDS encoding alpha/beta hydrolase — MTPLSEQPAVLLVHGLGGTEYDLGSLAKRLAETGFATSVPCLPGHGGTPSDLLEVRLEDWLDTVTSEYRALRSRHRTVHLAGFCLGALIALEVARLTDHRDNLLLLSPPLFLDGWALPSLTWARHFVYPFRRFTDHYRIDEADPFGIKNARIRGLIRKRFARGDRFHYPYVPLTTIRQVDRLRRTLLRGMGAVKAPTMIMHAEEDEITSLRSAQCIAGRIGGPCKLIVLNDSYHMILVDNEREAVMKLSLEFFGAPDDAPPRPEAAPQEASGWRHQALPV; from the coding sequence ATGACGCCCCTCTCAGAACAACCCGCCGTCCTGCTTGTCCACGGGCTTGGCGGAACCGAATACGATTTGGGATCACTGGCGAAGCGTCTTGCCGAAACCGGCTTCGCCACCTCCGTGCCTTGCCTTCCCGGGCATGGCGGAACGCCATCGGACCTGCTCGAGGTACGGCTGGAAGATTGGCTTGACACCGTCACGTCGGAATACCGGGCGTTGCGCTCCCGCCACCGCACCGTGCATCTGGCGGGATTCTGCCTGGGCGCGTTGATCGCCCTCGAGGTGGCGCGGCTCACGGATCATCGGGACAACCTGCTGCTCCTGTCCCCGCCCCTGTTCCTCGACGGCTGGGCGTTGCCGTCCCTGACCTGGGCGCGGCACTTCGTGTATCCCTTCCGGCGCTTCACCGACCACTACCGCATCGACGAGGCGGATCCCTTCGGCATCAAGAATGCCCGCATCCGCGGCCTGATCCGCAAACGCTTCGCCAGGGGCGACCGTTTCCACTATCCCTATGTGCCCCTGACGACCATACGCCAGGTGGATCGCCTGCGGCGTACGCTGTTGCGCGGCATGGGAGCCGTCAAGGCGCCGACCATGATCATGCACGCGGAGGAGGATGAAATCACCAGTCTGCGCTCCGCGCAATGCATCGCCGGCCGGATCGGCGGCCCGTGCAAGCTGATCGTGCTGAACGACAGCTACCACATGATTCTGGTCGACAACGAACGTGAGGCGGTGATGAAGCTGTCGCTGGAGTTTTTCGGGGCGCCGGACGACGCGCCGCCCCGCCCGGAAGCGGCGCCGCAAGAGGCGAGCGGCTGGCGCCACCAGGCCCTGCCGGTCTGA
- a CDS encoding response regulator transcription factor, producing MAKVLLVDDDAELVGMLKEYLELEGFEVTTAPDGERGVALALGGQFAIVVLDMMMPRLNGLESLRRIRAASNQPVLMLTARGDDADRILGLELGADDYVPKPCTPRELTARIRAILRRTQSSLAEDVAPQMIIVGQLSLWPEQRRAEWAGETVSLTSTEFNLLEVLARHAGRPVSKNDLSEQALGRPLARFDRSIDVHLSSIRHKLGPLADGRSCIQTVYRQGYQLIRE from the coding sequence ATGGCCAAGGTATTGCTGGTAGATGATGACGCGGAGCTGGTCGGAATGCTCAAGGAGTATCTCGAGCTTGAAGGGTTCGAGGTGACCACGGCGCCGGATGGCGAGAGGGGCGTCGCGCTGGCGCTCGGCGGGCAGTTCGCGATAGTCGTTCTCGACATGATGATGCCGCGTCTCAATGGTCTGGAGAGCCTGCGGCGCATTCGGGCCGCGAGCAACCAGCCGGTGCTGATGCTGACGGCGCGCGGCGACGACGCCGACCGGATTCTCGGGCTGGAGCTCGGCGCCGATGATTATGTACCCAAACCGTGCACCCCCCGTGAATTGACGGCGCGCATCCGCGCCATATTGCGCCGGACCCAGTCGTCTTTAGCCGAGGATGTCGCGCCGCAGATGATCATCGTTGGCCAATTGAGTCTGTGGCCCGAGCAACGGCGCGCCGAATGGGCCGGAGAGACCGTGTCCCTGACCAGCACGGAGTTCAATCTGCTCGAAGTGCTGGCGCGCCATGCCGGGCGGCCGGTGAGCAAGAACGATCTGTCGGAGCAGGCGCTCGGGCGGCCTCTGGCGCGTTTTGACCGCAGCATCGACGTGCACCTGTCCAGCATCCGTCACAAGCTCGGCCCGCTGGCCGACGGGCGCTCCTGCATTCAGACCGTGTACCGGCAGGGCTACCAGTTGATCCGGGAGTAG